In the genome of Acidimicrobiales bacterium, the window CTCGCGCTCCCGCAGGAAGTCGACGCTGGCCCGCACGAGGGCCTCCGGATCAGACGCGCCGGGTGCCAGCCGGGCGAGATCGGCGCGGGTCACGTGGACGCGGTGGCGTGTCTCGTGGTCGTTGCGCACCGTCACCTCACAGACCCACCCGGTGCTCGATGGCTTGCAGGTGAGGTCGATCTCGGTCATGGGCGGATCGCTGCGTTGATCGCGCGGACCGTGGCGACGGGGTCGGCGACCTCGATGATGAGTGCGGCGTAGTGCTCGTGGTCGAGGTCGATCTTCACCGCCTGCTCGGGGTGGTGGACGTCGAGGAACCACCACTGCCCATCGAAGAAGGTGCCTGCCGCGATGACCCCGGGGAGCGACGCGCCGCCAAGGCGCAGCCCATGCCGCTCACGTAGGGCGTCGGGATCCTGCGAGGCGCCACGCACATGAGTGAGCGGTACCTCCAACGTGCTGCGCAGGGCAAGGACCTTGTCGAAGCCCTCGACCACCACCCGCAGGTGGCCGTTCGCGATCTCGACCTCGACCATGGCGATCCTCTGCTCTCGTAGGGTCGGTTTCAGCCTCTAGCTCCGTACTGTCCCCGTCACGTTAACGGTCTCACCCGACCCGGCGCCTTGGCGACGGTCCCGGTACGTAGTCCCCACGCCGATCGGCCCGTCCGAGCCCTTCGAGACGTAATCCGTGCCTGAGATCGACATCGTCGAGTCCGTCCAATCGCTCAGGACGGCGAGCACCTCACCGGTCGGCCCCCTGCTGGCGGCCTACTTGACGCTGCCGGCCGTCAGGCCGCCCGCCAGCCACCGCTCGATGCCGGCGAACAGGATGACCACGGGCACCACCGCGATGAGCGACGCCGCGAAGAGGAACTGCCACTCCACCTGGTACTGACCGATGAAGCCCGTGATGCCCACCGTGATCGGCTTCGTCTCGGTGCTCTGCAGGAGCGTCAAGGCGATGACGAACTCGTTCCAGGCGGCGATGAACGTGAAGATGACGGCGGTCACGATTCCCGGAAGCGCCAGCGGGATGGTCACGAAGCGAAGCGACTGGAACGTCGAGCACCCGTCCAGGCGCGCCGCCTCCTCGATCTCCTCGGGGATCGTCTGGAAGTAGGCGTTGAGGATCCAGATCGAGAAGGCGAGGTTGAAGCCGGCGTCCACGAAGACGAGCGCGAGCAGGTTGTCGACGAGCCCGACGATCACCACCTCGCGGTAGATGCCGATCACGAGCGCGGTGGGAGCGAGCATCTGCGTCACGAGCACGAGCACCAGGAACAGCCCGCGACCCCGGAACCGGTTGCGCGCCATGTAGTACGCCGCCGGCAGGGAGACGGCGAGGACGATGAGGGTGGCGAAACCCGCGATCAGGAGGCTGTTCTGCAGGAACGTCGCGATCGGCGCAACGTCCCACACCGCCGCGAAGTTGTTCCAGTCGAAGCGCGTCGGCAGATAGAGCGCCGGGATGGCCCAGATCTCGCTCTTCGGCTTCAGCGCCGTGACGAACATCTCGATGTACGGCGCCAGGAAGAGGAGCGCGACCAGGTAGGCCGTGCCGGCGACAATGACCTTGCGAAGGGAACCGTGCATGGTCAGTAGGTCAGCGCGGTCCCGCGGACCGTTCTCAGGTAGATCGCGATGACGATGAGGATCGCCGCGAAGTTCACCACCGCCAGCGCCGCCGACTGCCCGACGTCCGCGGTGCGGAACGCGAGCTTGTACATGTACGTGGTGGTCGTGTCCGTCTCGTAGCCCGGACCGCCGTTCGTGATGATCCATATGATCGGGAACGAGTTGAAGACGTTGATGAGGTTGATGAGCGAGGCCACGAGAAGCGCCGGGCGGAGCAGTGGGAGCGTGATCGAACGGTACGAACGCCAGGCGCTGGCCCCGTCCACCCGTGCCGATTCGAGGATCTCGTCGGGGATCCCCTGCAGCCCGGCGATGATGACGACGGTGGTGAACGGAAGCGAGACGAATACCGCCACCGCGATGACGCATGCGAATGCGAGCGTCGGGTTCCCCAGCCAGTCGATCGGCGCCCCCGGGAAGTGCAGGTCGATGAGCAGACGGTCCAGCACCCCGTAGAAGTTGTCGAACATGAATCGCCAGATCATCGCCGTGACGACCACCGAAGCGGCCCACGGGACGATGAGCGCGATGCGGACGAGGCGACGCCCCGGGAACTGCTGGTTCAGCAGCTGACCGAGGAACAGCGAGATCACCATCGTGATGGCGACGACGGCGAACACCCAGATCGCGGTCCGCGCCAGGACGCCGGGCAGCGCCGGGTTGGCCAGGAGGCGCGCGTAGTTGTCGAGACCGGTGAAGCCCTTCTCGGTGCCGGAGAACGAGATCCGCAGGAGCGACGTCCGCACCATCTCGACCGCGGGCCAGATGACCACGACGCCAATGAG includes:
- a CDS encoding carbohydrate ABC transporter permease translates to MHGSLRKVIVAGTAYLVALLFLAPYIEMFVTALKPKSEIWAIPALYLPTRFDWNNFAAVWDVAPIATFLQNSLLIAGFATLIVLAVSLPAAYYMARNRFRGRGLFLVLVLVTQMLAPTALVIGIYREVVIVGLVDNLLALVFVDAGFNLAFSIWILNAYFQTIPEEIEEAARLDGCSTFQSLRFVTIPLALPGIVTAVIFTFIAAWNEFVIALTLLQSTETKPITVGITGFIGQYQVEWQFLFAASLIAVVPVVILFAGIERWLAGGLTAGSVK
- a CDS encoding sugar ABC transporter permease; its protein translation is MTEARATQAVETGAPDRAVRRPGHARRGRSTLAPLLWVGPAVVLIGVVVIWPAVEMVRTSLLRISFSGTEKGFTGLDNYARLLANPALPGVLARTAIWVFAVVAITMVISLFLGQLLNQQFPGRRLVRIALIVPWAASVVVTAMIWRFMFDNFYGVLDRLLIDLHFPGAPIDWLGNPTLAFACVIAVAVFVSLPFTTVVIIAGLQGIPDEILESARVDGASAWRSYRSITLPLLRPALLVASLINLINVFNSFPIIWIITNGGPGYETDTTTTYMYKLAFRTADVGQSAALAVVNFAAILIVIAIYLRTVRGTALTY